From one Salmo salar chromosome ssa09, Ssal_v3.1, whole genome shotgun sequence genomic stretch:
- the LOC106611327 gene encoding vacuolar protein 8 encodes MATGICEKCAQLLKDFVAYVKRLSSELVQKITECIKNLSRCSCLRRKRATVASYISEQHERQAARALLNHLDTVDYPLPVALLEPYTALLLSNDMEVQRITTLSLVHLLVKNKVSKEQVIETGMLMPLLEMLQSGDPTVQCNSCQCIASLASSDSNREAIVSAEGVIPLLVLAKSYDPRVQQNAVCALLNLTQSERTMGVLCQEGAIPVLALLLQSSNYEVQFYSCSALSNIATVPGHHPKMLGIGDRFLLKSLLTLMSSSVQKNASQACRCLQILSGNVVTQEQLMYLNCVLPLKALLCSATPPLTESAIALLSELATHQPNREGLVNEGLVQVIGQLLLCHRSSSIINHSVVTITNLSSTSEGQQAVMDSECVTGLLKALVSSVTSEETVLCVTSCLHHLTSWDLLQSHLATNITPEHVSSLVKFSAQMDNLELSYRSASIISKLKMNEHVIQLLTPHYAAISEYLLMYLKNQEVRFQQLSIVTLCNLKKDREFSVLMIGSVLEKQLKRVHAQTEQTRQLLQAIQMPPSS; translated from the exons ATGGCCACCGGAATATGTGAGAAGTGTGCACAACTGCTAAAGGACTTCGTTGCTTATGTAAAGAGATTGTCATCTGAACTTGTACAGAAGATAACGGAGTGTATAAAGAACCTGTCGAGATGTAGCTGTCTGCGGAGGAAGAGAGCAACTGTTGCATCCTATATCTCAGAGCAGCACGAGAGACAGGCTGCTCGTGCACTACTGAACCATCTGGACACAG TGGATTATCCTCTACCTGTTGCTCTCCTGGAGCCATACACAGCCCTACTGCTCTCTAATGATATGGAGGTACAGAGGATCACCACTCTGTCTCTGGTTCATCTGCTAGTGAAGAACAAAG TGAGTAAGGAGCAGGTGATTGAGACAGGGATGCTGATGCCCCTGCTAGAGATGCTCCAGTCTGGGGACCCCACTGTCCAGTGTAACTCCTGTCAATGTATTGCCTCACTGGCCTCCTCAG ACTCAAACCGGGAAGCAATCGTGTCAGCTGAAGGGGTGATTCCACTACTGGTTTTAGCCAAGTCTTACGATCCCCGAGTCCAACAAAATGCAGTCTGTGCCCTTTTAAACCTCACACAGTCTG AGAGGACGATGGGAGTGTTATGTCAAGAAGGAGCCATTCCTGTACTGGCACTTCTGTTGCAGTCCTCCAACTATGAGGTCCAG TTCTACAGCTGCTCTGCCCTGAGCAATATAGCCACTGTCCCAGGCCATCATCCCAAAATGTTGGGCATTGGAGACCGTTTTTTGTTGAAGTCTCTGCTGACACTCATGTCCTCATCAGTGCAGAAG AATGCATCCCAAGCTTGCAGATGCCTCCAAATCCTTTCAGGGAATG TTGTGACCCAGGAGCAGCTGATGTACCTGAACTGTGTGTTGCCTCTGAAGGCCCTGCTGTGCTCTGCTACTCCCCCTCTGACTGAGTCTGCTATAGCACTACTGTCTGAGCTAGCCACACACCAACCCAATAGA GAGGGCCTGGTGAATGAGGGCCTGGTACAGGTGATAGGGCAGCTGCTCCTCTGTCACAGATCCAGCTCCATCATCAACCACAGTGTTGTTACCATCACCAACCTCAGCAGCACCAGCGAGGGACAGCAG GCTGTTATGGACAGTGAGTGTGTAACGGGTCTTCTCAAGGCCCTTGTGTCCAGTGTGACCTCAGAGGAGACCGTTCTGTGTGTCACTTCCTGTTTACATCACCTAACAAGCTGGG ACTTACTTCAGTCTCATTTGGCCACAAATATTACTCCTGAACATGTTTCAAGCCTGGTGAAGTTCTCTGCACAAATGGACAATCTAGAGCTGTCCTATAGGTCTGCTTCCATCATCAGCAAACTAAAGATGAACG AACATGTCATCCAACTACTGACGCCACACTACGCTGCCATCTCTGAATATCTCCTGATGTACCTCAAGAACCAGGAAGTGCGATTCCAACAGCTGAGTATTGTTACTCTATGCAACCTCAAGAAAG aCAGAGAGTTTTCAGTGCTGATGATTGGTAGTGTGCTGGAGAAGCAGCTAAAAAGGGTGCATGCACAGACGGAGCAGACCAGGCAGTTACTGCAGGCGATTCAGATGCCTCCATCCTCCTGA